A window of Solanum stenotomum isolate F172 chromosome 9, ASM1918654v1, whole genome shotgun sequence genomic DNA:
CTGAGAGTCTTGTGGTGTGGCAGCTGCACCACCACCCTGAGTAAAGCTCTCAAGCACACTTAACACCCTTAATAATGTATCCTGAAGCAAAGGTGTGACTGCAGGCTCTGGAGGAACCTGGTCCTCTCTGTCTTCAATCTGAGGCTTAGGAGAGGCTTCTCTAATACAACCTCTCACTGGTGCTGCTCCACGACCACGACCTCTGGCTAGTGTCGTTCCACGAGCACAACCTCTAGCTCGGGCTCTACCCCTAGCCCTAGCTGGGGCCTCAACAACTGCCTCGAGAAGTGCCTCCCCTCTACCACCAGTAATAGTCGCTCTAGTCCTCGTCATCTGTCAAAAGAGTATACAATAGCTCAGTACTAAAGAAGGTAACCACACACGATGAGAAAGAATGAACAAAAAGGAAGTTTCCTAATAGTCTTTATAGCCTCTCAGAGATAAGTACATACGTCTTCGTACCGATCCTTGAAACTCTACATAGACTCAGCTTGTAtgcacgtgagacctatgaacctggggcttGTGGGTTGTCACTCCGAGACTTGAGCCTTCACTTTtcgttgagcttccaaatcaatgtaatctattcaagtacataGTCACAATAAGATTccgaaactaacaacactcatgtcactataggtttagcctagacccaaaagcttacccaaatttataattaagttccCAAGTCTTGATGCCCATTAACTTGTCAATTCTTCCAATTCCTTCAATTATCATAAATCTAATGACATTCACAAAAATACGAtatacttaatatttaattacctattttaatatatcaaaattaaaatacaatgtGATAATAACATAAGAATTACCAATTTTCGGAACCATTGGTTATGAAACCAGTGGTGGGAATCGACAAAATCAAGACATTAATATGTCGCCTGCAGGTTCCTAAATTTATAATATGTAATCATAACTTTATCCTCACAATTTTCAAAACCCACCAAGTGTACAACAATGACATTATTCTTTCCCCAAGAAATCAATTAGGCCTTAACATATATAGAGTAATAATCTAACTCCTTTAGTGAGAATTCAACTTACTACTTGAAACTGGAGATAGCATGTAtggaaaataattatatatatatatactcctaaCAGTTCAACTCCCTTCATCCCCATAAATTgacaacaaacaaaaagaaatataataataataacaataatattagcACCGTTTCTTATCTACAAACTTACGAAGCAAATCATCCTTTTCCTAcctaatatattattatttccacACATATACATATGTAGAAATTAATGAAGAGCATGCAGAGCACTTGATGCAGTACCTGAAGCAGATCGAAACTCACGATGCCGAAACCCTAcgcccttttcttcttttcccttTTCAGTTATGACTCAAATATTAAACCccaaataatttaattcattttaaccCATGGTCAAGTGGTATAGAGTCTTTAATAAATGATCACTTTAACCCACTAACTATcgattaattaacttaagttaaacgaatagttcaaaatttccaaaaatgaccttccgggtcattatatatatatatatatatatatataattcgtaATAATTACGTCGAGATTGAAAATATAAGTACATATAACAATTTAGAGAATATGAATTTACCAGTCTGTCTAAAATATCCATCTCTACTCGGTCATGTTCAATACATACATAATGCACTACCAAAAGAAATCAGAACTTCACaattcccataatcaagataaattattgaatcttgtgctacaatcatATCGATGGGTagtccaatttttattttagactGTGAACAAATTTTCTTATACTtataagaattgatgatttaatcctctacATATAAACTAAAATTCTATACACTAAATTATTTACCATATAAGTAAACCGACACATAAATGAATATATGacctattaaattttttattaaaactaaataaaaaattattccatGATAAACAATATATCTAAATATATAGTTAATAGTATGTGTCCGAGGGATAATATTAGTAATAGAAATAATAGTGGGggaggaaaattttaaaactatttaccAAATAATAGGTGtatttttttgtcctttttccaAACTTAAAAAAAGGTTTGACACATTCAATTTATTCTTTCCTCATGCCCTCTAAATTTATAGGTAGATTATAGACATCCATATTTTTCAAGGATTAAGTGAAGTGTGTAATGAATtgaataaagtaattaattcataaagaaaatattgacttgactttcaaaattaaaaaaggaattaGATTTAGATAATCTTCCTATTCATCTCTTTAAATCCAAAGACAAACTTGAAATGCTATAAAAACTTTGACATCTatctcaaaatatatatttagtagagcTAATAGCATATTGCTCCAACTAATTAAGAGGtctttcatttactttttttttttttattgaaaaatggAGCAAACAATTGAGAATGAAATTGTTGACTCAAATGGAAAGAATGTTGAGTGGTTTGAAGAGTCTCTTGAAGTAGATCTCAAATGGTCTTTAGCTATAAACAGGTAATTTAACACTTGTAAAGTACATaaagattttaattaatttgtagaataaaaaaaaagtgtaaccATCAAATGTTGTAGTGTCTTGTACAAAGCAACCACCAAGTTTCAAGATGTGATACTTTTAGACACAAAGCACTTTGGAAAGGTTAGTTGGCTACTGAAATTTTGTATGTTgcttttttttagaattttgtaagaaattaatattttgtgtGTAATgtgtatatatgattttttatgtAGGTTTTGGTGATAGATGGAAAAATGCAGAGTGCTGAAAAAGATGAGTTTATATACCATGAAAGCTTGATTCATCCTGCTCTCTTACTTCATGACAAGTATACTACTTATCTCATTTTATGTCTCTGGCTAGTGTAcattgtttttactttttttatttttaattcgaTGTTCGATACTCGATGGAGGAGGGGTGAAttgccttttttaaaaataaaaaataaaaaatttgttatgtttttttttaaaaaaattctagtcGATTAATAGGTTCTAGTAGTTGACTATATGATACACacctacaaaaattaaaaaagtattGAACTGAAAATGCTAAAGTAGAATTGATACAAGATATTATTATATTGATTGGGATTCATAGTGGATTTAGTTCAGACCCATTGGATTGAAAAAGTGTTTGTGACGATCCAAAAACTCAAATTGTGATAGTGCCTACCAAAATCCACAGGCAGGTAAGCCAATTTATAGCCCCAAACGGCAAGTAACAGGGCCAATTGGCTGAAACCtttaaatcaacaaaaaataacaacaaaatatgaaaataaacaaCGGAACAGaagaaatgatataaatatctAATTCCATGACCTAGTTGGCGATGGTACAAAGCTACTAAAAATGAGTACAAACTTCAAATAAGCAAAATAAGTACAAACTTGTCTCGACACAAACGTTTTATTTGCAACAGTACTATGATCTTGTTCAACACAAAATaggcaaaaaaaattatttaccttttatgttatttttatttatttatatcttgTAACTAAATAGAGTCCACAATATAATAGTTGTGGTGATTAGAGCTacttcatttcttcttcttgtgtAGCCTTGAAGGCTATTGTTCTCATTTGTTTAAAGAGTTTAAACTTCATGTTCACAAGAGAAGAAACCTTAGCATGATCTTTTTTTCACCTGCTATTAGATAGATAGTTGTTAGACTTTGCTATattgaaaatgcaaaaagatcAGGTGGGGTGAATTgccttctttttattttctacttgACTACTACTTTATGAAACACACCTATAGAAATTACAAAGCAGTACAAAAACTGAAAATGCTAAAATAAAATTGACACAAGATATATTTATACTGATCGATCGAGATCCATAGTAAATTTTAGTCCAATATATCCCCTTAAATTAAATTGTAAGGATGTCCTCCTTTAGTTcttgaataataaataattttctctAATCTCTTTTTCGAGTAAACTATTATATCACTAGACGGACATCCTATTTATCCCATTATATATAACCCTTggtaattttaatttgtttttcatttttctactccattaacattgttttttttttgttgaattgttttattttggatataatataataatgagcAGTCCAAAAAGAGTGTTTATCATGGGGGGAGGAGAAGGGTCAGCTGCAAGAGAGGCTCTTAAACATGACAACATTCACAAAGTTGTCATCTCTGATATTGATCAAGTAATTATATCTCTTCTATTTCTTGTTTGTTCTTTCCCAATTGTATCTATACTGATATTTGATGTTTTTAAATCTTATTTAGAtgttacaaataaaattaagcaaAAAAGATATTAGTAATATCAAAAAGAGGAATATATTTATTAactaattttaattgaaaaatagagAGAATATGAATgtaaaaacaaagaagaagaaggcaaaCACCAACCGTCTTTTTCTTATAAAGTTAGGACCATAACTGATGGACACCCATTTagacacaatttttttcttttaaatatttatatttgaaattttctaaGTGCATAACATTAATTCATGGACGACCAGTGGAGTTCATAAAAGAAAGCAAAGAAAGATCCGCGACAAAGTTGTCCCCTCTCTCCATATCTCTACTTACTGGCTGGGTGCAGATAACACTGTAATAATAACAAAGCCAGATAGAGATACTGTTCGTTCAGAATTGATTCAGATGGCGAGGACCCACGGAAAAATCCACCTTATTCATGCTCCGCACAGCAACTTGCCCGGTCAATATTATATGTCTATGCTAAACTTGGTGATaattaacataaatatatatttattttttatcttttatacataatatatttttttataaaatattattacacAATATTTAAGTATAATTATTATAGAAATGTAATTTTACATAGAATGTCCCATTATAATTAATAGgtagaatattattatataaagaagtaaaaaaacGAAAATTTAGTTTGAGAAAATTCAAATCGTTATAATGAAATAATGATATTACACAATTTAACTTGTGATTAAGCACTCAATCTCCTAAAGTATACAATGAATTATGTTTGTGTATTTGCAGGAAGTTGTGAATATTTGCCGTAAACATCTTATGGCAAATCAAGAAGCTTTTGCCGATTGTAGGCTTCATGTCATCATCAATGATGCTAAGTAAGCCTAAAACCATCTAATATCTATCTTTGTCTATTAGAATATATTGCAAAGTATCGAAGATACCTCTAAATTTGGTGTGAATTAGTTTTGTCTCTATTTGACTAGCTGAACTTAAAAACACCCTCGATCTGCTGCATGGCATAGCAAGTAGTTTCCAATTCTTGTATAATCATGTgacttttaataaataagtgAGGAAATTGTTGCAAAAACTGCCGAATCTAGGGATGTATTTCACCAAGATCAGAGTGTATCTaagttcaattagtcaaataaataagtatttttaagaTTGTCAATAATTCAGacatgaaactaataatttgcacCAAGTTTAAAAATGTTTCCGATTTTTCTATCAATCTTTAAATATTCGAATTGTATCTTTGTGCATTAGGGNGAACTTAAAAACACCCTCGATCTCTGCTGCATGGCATAACAAGTACTTTCAAATTCTTGTATAATCATGTgacttttaataaataagtgAGGAAATTGTTGCAAACACTGCCGAATTTAGGGATGTATTTCCCCAAGATCAGAGTGTATCTaagttcaattagtcaaataaataagtatttttaagaCTGTCAATAATTCAGacatgaaactaataatttgcacAAAGTTTAAAAATGTTTCCAATTTTTCTATCAATCTTTAAATATTCTAATTATATCTTTGTGCATTAGGGTGGAGCTGGAGAAGAGTGATGAGTATAAGTATGATGTGATAGTTGGAGACTTATGTGATCCAAGGGAAGGAGGGCCTTGCAATCATCTTTACCTCAAATCTTTTTACCAACATATTATTAAGCCCAAACTTAATCACAATGGCATCTTTGTGACTCAGGTTAATTAACTTCTTTAAACCATATTCTTAACAAGtaatttaacttaattaattatatattgccACTTGTTCTTGCAGGCTGGTTTTGCTGGAGTTCTCTCACATCAGGCCTTCTTCTCATCAGTTTACAATACTGCTAAACAAGTCTTCAACCGTAAACACTATtctctccgtttcaatttgtcaTGAAAATAAAATCCCTCTCTTCTTTCatgaaaatacaaatttattcccataatttttttaaaattatttttcgttATACTATAAATCTTctcatatttatttatctttgttATGCAATATTACTAcaccaaatatttataaatcGTCATGCAGATGTTATAGCTTACACCGCTCATGTTCCATCTTTGGCTGATACACGTGGATGGGTTTTGGTTAGTCAATTTAAACCTCATAATAAATTAGTACTCTatcccttaattaattaaattcataatcaGTGGCTTAATTATCCTACAGGCTTCAGATCAACCATTGAAACTAGATGCTGAGGTGATTAACAACAGGATTAAAGAGAGGATTAAAGGATCAGATTTGCAATTTATTGATGCTGCTTTCATGCTTGCTTTTACCGTTATGAACAAGACTGTTCATACAACGTAAGTCTCAATCAATACTTCCactttactttatatatatattttttgataaatcgAATGTCATATTTTAATCCCTAAATCTGTAATTTTGGATGATAATCGGATCGAAATCTATATTTGAAGGTCAAGAACGTACACACAAATTATaatgattaaatattattagtttTTATATGCTAAAAGACTTGCTTGTAATGATAATTGAAATGAATTGgaaaataaatgaacataaaagaaaaggaattcttattaattaagcaattcttgacgaagttgttgctggaaaatagagaagaaaaacACTTTCAATCACCCTCTTTTTTTGAAAGATAAGTAAAGGAAACGATTCTTCTTTACTTTACTCTACTTGTGTACATAATAAATCTAACTcactcatttttattttgttctaaattaaatatatactaattctttcgaattttttgaaaattcaaattctcCATAAAGGTAAGTGGTCTTGATCATATATACCAAATGTTGAAAAATAGGAAAAGGAGAAACACTCTTAAtcattcaatttaattttttaagacaAGTAAAGGAAatgattcttctttatttttcttaacttgcTTAGATAATCAATCACTCTTTGAATACAAGTGAACTTCTATCTACTTGgcttttttttgtctttttctatCTACTTGActtatattttatatctagGGATTTATAGAACCATCCTAGTACTTAGGTTATGCATCATATATTCAACAATACatgtattaattaaattcatgCATCACGTGCACAaatcaaaaacttttttttttttttttttaaaaaaaacaaggtTGATCACATTTCAACAATTGCTTTGTAGTccgatagaaaaagaaaaagccTTGTTTATACGAATTTGGTAGTGGTGAGACAAAATTGAGATGAGTTATAAGAGAAGGGAAGGTGTATTTTTATAGTCTAAGACACTATGTAATGTCTTTGCGCATTTTAAATCCCTTAATAATGATCATTATCTACACGTTAAAACTATAACTTGGAAGTATAATTGCGGAGTGAATCCCAACGATGCCTTATAAGTACATTATTATTAATCCTTGTTACTAATAGTTTAGTCAAAACACTTTCCAATTtgctaatataatttttaatctttttattatttactcatCATCAACCAgacatcaaaaaatatttttcatcacttaaatgtgtatttgttaaaaatattcaaaggtTATATTACTTTACTAATTTGTTTACTTGGATGTTTTAgttgtattttaatttagtgatttgacaatataaataattcaaatcTAGGGGTACTTAATCTTTTGACTCATTGTTgacaacataattatttttttaatacaaattgcaataaatatgtatatttgatttttttacttTCCTTGTTGCAGACTCATGAATGAGACTAATGTTTTAACAGAAGAGAATGAGAAGTCCCTCCATGGCCATTGATTGCTTGCTGCTGACAACTACCAATAAAgtctaaaaattcaatttaGTTTCTatgaactatatatatttttatgcgTAACAGACATTAGCGGTAATATTTATTGTCGCAACTAAGTTAATACTCTTGTATTTAGAGTCACTAAAACTTTTAGTGAAATTTATATAGAGTGTTGGtcatattatatcattattACTAAGTAGAAAATATTGACAATTATATTATTGCCGCAAAATCCTTTATTTGTTACAGTGTATCCATGTGAAATGCACAAAATATTTGCACATTACATAAGCGATCTTTTCAGCGTTTAGAATTTTCCTATAGCAAACCCCAAGTCATATAGGACTTGCTTGGACTTTGGGATGAGCTGACTGAGGAAAGAGAATGACCATCGCCAGAACGTATTGGATGAAATAGGgataacaacaataaaattagAGATCATCATTCTACACATATTGTGATAATACTAGTGCCATAGCCTATCTAAATATATTGTGCATCATTCTAAGGCAAAACATATTAatatcatatatcattttattagAAATCATGTGTTAGTTTTTTATTAGAATTTATGGATTCTAAAAATTTATTAGCTGATAAATTTACAAAATCCCTACTTGAAGAAAAAATGTTTCCTTTGCAATTGTCTCAATATTACTTCTTACATTTAGCAGGTCGAGGTGACTAAAACTTGAAGGCAAACGAATAGGTAAAGACTATTCATCAGTGGTTTGATACAAGTCGATACTTTCTTGTCCGAAAATAAGTGTTATTTTAGCTTATTGcatattcattaaaaaattaattactccttttgttttatattatttactCCCTTATTGATATACATCCTTTTTAGAAAATCTTAATTAGAggtatattttattaaattaattttagtgttgttttagaactttaaatttgattattactattttatgtAGTCATTTAATACTATggttaatattaatttttttaaaataaaattatcttgatttgttaaaatggacaaataaaatgaacatttatttttgacataGGGGCCCAGTAAAATGAAACCGAGGGAGTAAGGAGTATAGTTTACTAAGTttctctattattatttttttgaaaatagagCATGATGTTCTTCAATACAAGGGTACAATTGaaaaaacatattaatttttgtcATAAATTTCTAAGATGacacatattattattttttattttactaaagTGACATTTATTTTACGACGAATGAGTATTAATTAGAAAATTTGTAGCACTCTTTCCTAGTATGATCGACCAGGGGCTAATTAGGGTAACAATTTCACAACGAAAAGTATTATGTTAATACAAATGCCatataaaatatagagaaaatgcATGGATTCCTTCTTGAATTTatctaaaaaaattgtatacatGCTTAAACTAACATAGCGATCTATAATATATCTTtactatttaaaagtgaatttatttactctttaaaattgacgtgacaaaataattttaaaaaataataatatgtgcattagataaaaattaaagttaaaaaaatataatcaaaatcaaaatcctcCTTACAATCCAGCCCCAATGTCTCTTTTTTCTTCACACGCcaccctcctcctcctcctcttcctcttcttcttcttcttcttcttctcaattCTCTATAACttaatttcttcataaattctatttttattcttactGATTTCACCACATCCATCATATCCGGTCTCTCTTTTATTTCACTCTAATAAAGAGATCTCTCACCTTGTCAAAAAATCAACTTAATTTCtcataaaatctatttttattcttacCAGTTTCACCACATCCATCATATCCGGTCTCTCTTTTATTTCACTCTAATAAAGAGATCTCTCACCTTGTCACAAAAATCAACttaatttcttcataaattttatttttattcttagcGGTTTCACCACATCCACCATATCCGGTCTCTCTTTTACTTCACTCTAATAAAGAGATCTCTCACCTTGCCAAAAAATCAATGAAGAAAGCGATAGAAGAAAGGTTGAAGAAATTGGTGGTGATGACAACTTTGTTGGTGATTGGTAAAATTGATTGttgaattttaaaagatatagtGGTGGATTTGTTGGTGGTGGGTGGAGGGTGGCAAAAAGAGAAATTGAAGgtggtgaagaagaagaaatcgaTATTGATAATAGTGGTGGTGATATTTGATGGTGAGTTTGTACGTTTATATTGTGATAATGTGATTTTGGTGATGAGTGTTGATTGTTATGGTGGTTCTTTACAATTTGTGTGGAGACGATGGTGATGGTATGGATTTCGATAGTAGATTTGATTGTAGGTGGTGAAATTGAcgattattttgatttttgatgttGAAATATATGAATTTGGTACTGACAGTGGCAATAGGGGTTCGATGGTGGTGTTCAGTGAAGAAGAAGTAATTCGATAACATGGAGCATTGTATTTTCTAAATCTGACTTGGCATCTGATATGACATTGAGATGACATTGATGTGGTGCGATTGTAATACATCTCCCAGCGTGAGAGTGGTGTTGTATGTCTTAGGGTGTTATTGAATTCACTTTTGAATAGTAAATGAGTGTAACAGATCATCGTGATAGTTTAAGTGTAAGTGATTTTTTAGAACAAGTTCAAGAGAGaatttatgcatttttcctaaaaatatatgtacaaaGTTTTGAAACATAAACAATAAACAATACTTGATAAATACTAGTACAAATTAATTTTCGTGTAGAAAATTAGAGCTTTTGTGTGTAGATTATTTATTACATCAtgccttttaatttatttgtcttagtTTTTATTTGGGCAGTCAAAGAATATTTACTTTGATCATAAAAATTTAGGATTGTTTAGAGGCGATTTAGAGTTGGTCGAGATTGAATAGGCAATGTAATACTTCATGT
This region includes:
- the LOC125876198 gene encoding thermospermine synthase ACAULIS5-like — its product is MEQTIENEIVDSNGKNVEWFEESLEVDLKWSLAINSVLYKATTKFQDVILLDTKHFGKVLVIDGKMQSAEKDEFIYHESLIHPALLLHDNPKRVFIMGGGEGSAAREALKHDNIHKVVISDIDQEVVNICRKHLMANQEAFADCRLHVIINDAKVELEKSDEYKYDVIVGDLCDPREGGPCNHLYLKSFYQHIIKPKLNHNGIFVTQAGFAGVLSHQAFFSSVYNTAKQVFNHVIAYTAHVPSLADTRGWVLASDQPLKLDAEVINNRIKERIKGSDLQFIDAAFMLAFTVMNKTVHTTLMNETNVLTEENEKSLHGH